The following are encoded in a window of Sphaerisporangium siamense genomic DNA:
- a CDS encoding putative bifunctional diguanylate cyclase/phosphodiesterase has product MTDPSDTRDTAPRPLSPLWTYITGVVLTGLAALVVAEVRLGAWELVTLARTSLFWVLVVLVVLGELRPLVVSTSRLVGGTATSTMFTFAILLYYGLSVAVLVHGLALVVSGLSHRRAWHRVAFNVAQVTLASTAAGVVLSLFGHHPRPAVPWVPEGVDMTAVALAALAYFAVRGVLVCGAVALHERRSLTRVLRTTIGHQSVVYAALLGLAPLVVVVMSRSPALVPLFVAPLATMYFTASMSVRRDHQAMHDGLTSLPNRKLLILSTEEALAEARDDTRVGLLLLDLDRFKEVNDTLGHPVGDRLLQIVAHRLTHSVRPGDVVARLGGDEFAVLLPTVRDAMAAREVAARLRAALTQPVRLEGMTFDMDASVGIALYPDHAPDFELLLQRSDVAMYFAKEGRTGVEVYNAEKDRNSPERLNLLGDLRRAIGGSDLRLHYQPKVNLATGMVEGVEALLRWWHPERGPISPSDFIPLAEQSYLMHQITQHVIDAALEQAADWWHAGLEVPISINVSARDLLDSALPDTLEAGLDRLGLPPRAIQLEVTERILMTDQAYTSDSVHALVELGIPLSLDDFGTGYSSLVRLQRLQVCEVKIDASFVQQLGKSMDDERIVRSIVDLVRSLGLRSVAEGVETEEVARRLRDMGCDAAQGWRFAEPMPAEDVTGWLRARMGGTPDSYDRRGSAEVTAC; this is encoded by the coding sequence ATGACGGACCCATCCGACACACGCGACACCGCTCCGCGCCCGTTGTCCCCGCTCTGGACCTACATCACGGGAGTCGTGCTCACAGGGCTCGCGGCGCTGGTCGTCGCCGAGGTGCGGCTCGGTGCCTGGGAACTCGTCACGCTGGCGCGCACCTCCCTGTTCTGGGTGCTGGTGGTGCTGGTCGTGCTCGGGGAGCTCCGCCCGCTCGTCGTCTCCACCTCGCGCCTGGTCGGCGGCACTGCCACCTCGACCATGTTCACGTTCGCCATATTGCTCTACTACGGCCTCTCGGTGGCCGTGCTGGTCCACGGGCTCGCCCTGGTGGTGAGCGGCCTGTCCCACCGCAGGGCCTGGCACCGGGTGGCGTTCAACGTCGCCCAGGTCACGCTGGCGTCCACCGCCGCCGGGGTGGTCCTCAGCCTCTTCGGGCACCATCCGCGCCCCGCCGTCCCGTGGGTGCCCGAGGGCGTCGACATGACGGCGGTCGCGCTCGCCGCCCTCGCCTACTTCGCCGTGCGCGGCGTGCTGGTCTGCGGCGCCGTCGCGCTGCACGAGCGCCGCTCGCTCACCCGCGTGCTGCGCACCACGATCGGCCACCAGAGCGTGGTCTACGCCGCGCTGCTCGGCCTCGCGCCGCTGGTCGTGGTCGTGATGAGCCGCTCGCCCGCGCTGGTCCCGCTGTTCGTGGCGCCGCTGGCCACCATGTACTTCACCGCCTCGATGTCGGTGCGCCGCGACCACCAGGCCATGCACGACGGCCTCACGTCCCTGCCGAACCGCAAGCTGCTGATCCTGAGCACCGAGGAGGCCCTGGCGGAGGCCCGCGACGACACGCGGGTGGGCCTGCTGCTTCTCGACCTGGATCGCTTCAAAGAGGTCAACGACACGCTGGGGCACCCCGTGGGGGACCGGCTGCTGCAGATCGTCGCCCACCGCCTCACCCACAGCGTGCGGCCGGGCGACGTGGTGGCCCGGCTCGGCGGCGACGAGTTCGCCGTCCTGCTGCCGACCGTGCGGGACGCCATGGCCGCCCGCGAGGTCGCCGCGCGACTGCGCGCCGCGCTCACCCAGCCGGTGCGCCTGGAGGGCATGACCTTCGACATGGACGCCTCGGTCGGCATCGCGCTCTACCCCGACCACGCGCCCGACTTCGAGCTGCTCCTCCAGCGGTCCGACGTGGCCATGTACTTCGCCAAGGAGGGCCGCACCGGCGTCGAGGTCTACAACGCCGAGAAGGACCGCAACTCGCCCGAGCGGCTCAACCTGCTCGGCGACCTGCGCAGGGCCATCGGCGGCAGCGACCTGCGCCTGCACTACCAGCCCAAGGTGAACCTCGCCACCGGCATGGTGGAGGGGGTGGAGGCCCTGCTGCGGTGGTGGCACCCGGAGCGCGGCCCGATCTCCCCGTCCGACTTCATCCCCCTGGCCGAGCAGTCCTACCTGATGCACCAGATCACCCAGCACGTGATCGACGCCGCGCTGGAGCAGGCCGCCGACTGGTGGCACGCCGGGCTTGAGGTGCCGATCTCGATCAACGTCTCGGCCCGCGACCTGCTCGACTCCGCCCTCCCGGACACGCTGGAGGCCGGGCTGGACCGCCTCGGCCTGCCGCCGCGGGCGATCCAGCTGGAGGTGACCGAGCGCATCCTGATGACCGACCAGGCGTACACCTCCGACTCGGTCCACGCCCTGGTCGAGCTGGGCATCCCCCTGTCCTTGGACGATTTCGGCACCGGGTACTCCTCGCTGGTCCGGCTCCAGCGCCTCCAGGTGTGCGAGGTGAAGATCGACGCCTCGTTCGTGCAGCAGCTCGGCAAGTCGATGGACGACGAGCGCATCGTCCGCTCGATCGTCGACCTGGTCCGCTCGCTCGGCCTGCGGTCGGTGGCCGAGGGCGTGGAGACCGAGGAGGTCGCGCGCCGCCTGCGCGACATGGGCTGCGACGCCGCCCAGGGCTGGCGGTTCGCCGAGCCGATGCCCGCCGAGGACGTGACCGGCTGGCTGCGGGCGCGCATGGGCGGG
- a CDS encoding methionine synthase, protein MSEFPWGQASATGVGSHPGADHVETLRVVFGEVPDLPYLPELPDRGVGADMVGRTASLLVDLAVEVQPSGWRFTDRPGRDLRRAREHLARDLDGLEEVAQGYEGPLKIQVCGPWTLAGTVELRYGDRTLADPGAVRDLADSLAEGLAAHIAAVRSRVPGATVVVQVEEPGLPGVLAGTVPTASGFGRLAAVEPPVAAERLRAVLPSDAFTVVHCCAPEVPFDVLRSAGVRGVSLDAGLLRRRDEDAIGEAIDRGTALFLGVVPGTDARLPDVGVVAKPAVELWRRLGFAPADLARQVVLTPSCGLAGASPGYARAALARCREAARVLREDPEDERD, encoded by the coding sequence GTGAGCGAGTTTCCGTGGGGCCAGGCCAGCGCGACGGGGGTGGGGTCCCACCCGGGCGCCGACCATGTCGAGACGTTGCGGGTGGTGTTCGGCGAGGTCCCCGACCTGCCGTATCTGCCCGAGCTTCCCGACCGCGGCGTCGGCGCCGACATGGTGGGGCGCACGGCGTCGCTGCTGGTCGACCTGGCGGTGGAGGTGCAGCCGTCCGGGTGGCGGTTCACCGACAGGCCGGGCCGCGACCTGCGCAGGGCCAGAGAACACCTCGCCCGCGACCTCGACGGCCTGGAGGAGGTCGCCCAGGGGTACGAGGGCCCGCTGAAGATCCAGGTCTGCGGGCCGTGGACCCTCGCGGGCACCGTCGAGCTGCGCTACGGCGACCGCACGCTGGCCGACCCCGGCGCGGTCCGCGACCTGGCCGACTCGCTGGCCGAGGGGCTCGCCGCGCACATCGCCGCCGTGCGGTCCCGCGTGCCGGGCGCCACGGTGGTGGTCCAGGTGGAGGAGCCGGGCCTGCCGGGGGTGCTCGCCGGGACGGTGCCGACGGCCTCGGGGTTCGGGCGGCTGGCCGCCGTGGAGCCCCCGGTCGCGGCCGAGCGGCTGCGCGCGGTGCTCCCGTCCGACGCGTTCACGGTCGTCCACTGCTGCGCGCCCGAGGTGCCGTTCGACGTGCTGCGCTCGGCCGGGGTGCGGGGCGTCTCGCTGGACGCGGGGCTGTTGCGGCGCAGGGACGAGGACGCGATCGGCGAGGCGATCGACCGGGGGACGGCCCTGTTCCTCGGCGTCGTGCCCGGCACGGACGCCCGGCTGCCCGACGTCGGCGTGGTGGCCAAGCCGGCCGTCGAGCTGTGGCGCAGGCTCGGCTTCGCGCCCGCGGACCTGGCGCGCCAGGTGGTGCTCACCCCGTCGTGCGGGCTGGCCGGCGCCTCACCCGGGTACGCCAGGGCCGCGCTCGCCCGGTGCCGCGAGGCCGCCCGCGTGCTGCGCGAGGACCCCGAGGACGAACGCGACTGA
- the ligA gene encoding NAD-dependent DNA ligase LigA — protein sequence MTAEVEGVPVSALDRHAELAELAEEANWRYYVLDAPTVSDGEYDSWMRELRELEEAHPSLVTPDSPTQKVGAPISTDFTPVRHLRRLESLDNAFNDADLAAWQARAERLLERDPAPYLCELKIDGLAIAVVYEKGRLVRAATRGDGRVGDDVTANVRTIANIPHRLHGDDVPDVLEVRGEIYLTVDGFVKLNEQLVAAGKPPFANPRNSAAGSLRQKDPRITAQRDLKMIAHGVGVWEGSAPLPATQSGVYERLRDFGLPVSPLYKVVDTLTEIEEFIENYRQHRHDTEYEIDGVVVKLDRIELQRQLGSTSRAPRWAIAFKYPPEEVNTKLLDIQVGVGRTGRVTPYGVMKPVVVAGSTVERATLHNASEVVRKGVLIGDTVVLRKAGDVIPEIVGPVTALRDGGEREFVMPAHCPECGTELRRMKEADVDIRCPNARSCPAQLRERIYFAAGRKAFDIEGLGYVAATALTAPLPPQQPPVRTEADLFDLTMEQLLPIKSVVRDQDTGLPKTDPETGEPKIVTFFANMNGEPSKNAEHMLAELERAKSQPLSRVLIALSIRHVGPTAAQALATTFLSLDRVFGASEEELAAVEGVGPTIAASIREWYAEDWHREIVDRWRAAGVRMEDEPPTGQGSQILAGLTLVVTGTLEGFTRDEAGEAIQARGGKVTGSVSKKTGFLVAGENAGSKYDKALKLGVPILDEKNFRVLLDKGPDAVVPVSADAPEAAPEESATGAG from the coding sequence ATGACCGCCGAGGTGGAGGGCGTTCCGGTGTCCGCACTGGACCGCCATGCCGAGCTGGCCGAGCTGGCCGAGGAGGCCAACTGGCGCTACTACGTGCTCGACGCGCCCACCGTGAGCGACGGCGAGTACGACTCCTGGATGCGTGAGCTGCGGGAACTCGAAGAGGCGCATCCGTCCCTCGTGACGCCGGACTCGCCGACGCAGAAGGTCGGCGCGCCCATCTCCACCGACTTCACCCCGGTGCGCCACCTGCGGCGTCTGGAGAGCCTCGACAACGCGTTCAACGACGCCGACCTCGCGGCCTGGCAGGCCAGGGCCGAGCGGCTCCTCGAACGCGACCCGGCCCCCTACCTGTGCGAGCTGAAGATCGACGGCTTGGCCATCGCCGTGGTGTACGAGAAGGGCAGGCTGGTCAGGGCCGCCACGCGCGGCGACGGCCGGGTGGGCGACGACGTCACCGCCAACGTGCGCACGATCGCCAACATCCCGCACCGCCTGCACGGCGACGACGTGCCCGACGTGCTGGAGGTCCGCGGCGAGATCTACCTCACCGTCGACGGCTTCGTGAAGCTGAACGAGCAGCTCGTCGCCGCGGGCAAGCCGCCGTTCGCCAACCCCCGCAACTCCGCGGCCGGGTCCCTGCGCCAGAAGGACCCCCGGATCACCGCCCAGCGCGACCTGAAGATGATCGCGCACGGCGTCGGCGTGTGGGAGGGCTCGGCCCCGCTCCCCGCCACCCAGTCCGGCGTGTACGAGAGGCTGCGCGACTTCGGGCTCCCGGTCAGCCCCCTCTACAAGGTGGTGGACACCCTCACCGAGATCGAGGAGTTCATCGAGAACTACCGGCAGCACCGTCACGACACCGAGTACGAGATCGACGGCGTCGTGGTGAAGCTCGACCGCATCGAGCTGCAGCGCCAGCTCGGCTCCACCTCACGGGCCCCCCGGTGGGCGATCGCCTTCAAGTACCCGCCGGAGGAGGTCAACACCAAGCTGCTCGACATCCAGGTCGGCGTCGGCCGCACCGGCCGCGTGACGCCGTACGGCGTGATGAAGCCCGTGGTCGTGGCCGGGTCCACGGTCGAGCGCGCCACCCTGCACAACGCCTCGGAGGTCGTGCGCAAGGGCGTGCTCATCGGCGACACGGTCGTGCTGCGCAAGGCCGGGGACGTCATCCCCGAGATCGTCGGGCCGGTCACCGCGCTGCGGGACGGCGGCGAGCGCGAGTTCGTCATGCCCGCCCACTGCCCCGAGTGCGGCACCGAGCTGCGGCGCATGAAGGAGGCGGACGTCGATATCCGCTGCCCCAACGCCCGGTCCTGCCCCGCTCAGCTCCGTGAGCGCATCTACTTCGCGGCCGGGCGGAAGGCGTTCGACATCGAGGGCCTCGGCTACGTCGCCGCCACGGCGCTGACCGCTCCGTTGCCGCCGCAGCAGCCTCCGGTGCGCACCGAGGCCGACCTGTTCGACCTCACCATGGAACAGCTCCTGCCGATCAAGTCCGTGGTCCGCGACCAGGACACCGGCCTGCCGAAGACCGATCCGGAGACCGGCGAGCCCAAGATCGTCACGTTCTTCGCCAACATGAACGGCGAGCCCAGCAAGAACGCCGAGCACATGCTCGCGGAGCTGGAGCGGGCCAAGTCGCAGCCGCTGTCGCGGGTGCTCATCGCGCTGTCGATCCGGCACGTCGGCCCCACGGCGGCGCAGGCCCTGGCCACGACGTTCCTGTCCCTCGACCGCGTCTTCGGCGCGTCGGAGGAGGAACTGGCCGCCGTCGAGGGGGTCGGCCCGACGATCGCCGCGTCGATCCGCGAGTGGTACGCCGAGGACTGGCACCGCGAGATCGTCGACCGGTGGCGCGCCGCCGGGGTCCGCATGGAGGACGAGCCGCCCACCGGGCAGGGCTCCCAGATCCTGGCGGGCCTCACGCTCGTGGTCACCGGCACCCTGGAGGGCTTCACCCGCGACGAGGCGGGCGAGGCCATCCAGGCGCGCGGTGGCAAGGTGACCGGCTCGGTGTCCAAGAAGACCGGCTTCCTGGTCGCCGGCGAGAACGCCGGGTCCAAGTACGACAAGGCGCTCAAGCTCGGCGTCCCCATCCTGGACGAGAAGAATTTCCGCGTCCTGCTCGACAAGGGCCCCGACGCCGTCGTCCCGGTCTCGGCGGACGCCCCGGAGGCGGCTCCGGAGGAGAGCGCCACGGGCGCCGGCTGA